One window of the Gemmatimonadales bacterium genome contains the following:
- a CDS encoding response regulator, translated as MSHRILVVDDEPDITALVAYHLAKAGYRVSTAANGTDALRAAAEQRPDVIVLDLMLPGLSGLDVLQALRKQEETRDVGVILLTARREEADRIRGLSLGADDYLTKPFSPNELTLRVAAIIRRLAAPAVAGGSQVSAGPLTIDRSAHRVTVDGEDLQLTATEYKLLVTLLERRGRVQTRPQLLETVWDAQPDIQTRTVDMHVQRLRTKLGSAGDLIETVRGFGYRFTAPEKARAR; from the coding sequence ATGAGCCATCGCATCCTTGTCGTCGACGACGAACCGGATATCACTGCCCTGGTCGCCTATCACCTGGCGAAAGCCGGCTACCGGGTGTCGACCGCGGCAAACGGCACCGACGCACTGCGCGCCGCGGCCGAGCAGCGCCCGGATGTCATTGTACTCGATCTGATGCTCCCCGGTTTGTCGGGTTTGGATGTGCTGCAGGCCCTCCGCAAACAGGAGGAAACCCGGGACGTCGGCGTGATCCTCCTGACAGCCCGGCGCGAAGAGGCCGATCGGATCCGAGGACTCTCGCTCGGTGCGGACGACTACCTGACCAAGCCCTTCTCTCCCAACGAGCTCACCCTCCGCGTGGCGGCCATCATTCGGCGACTCGCCGCCCCAGCGGTTGCGGGTGGCTCACAGGTTTCGGCCGGGCCGCTCACGATCGACCGGTCGGCTCACCGCGTCACCGTGGATGGCGAGGACCTGCAGCTCACGGCCACCGAGTACAAGCTGCTGGTTACCCTGCTCGAGCGGCGTGGTCGGGTCCAGACCCGACCGCAGCTCTTGGAAACGGTCTGGGACGCGCAGCCCGACATCCAGACCCGCACGGTCGACATGCACGTGCAGCGCCTCCGCACCAAGCTGGGCTCCGCCGGCGACCTGATCGAAACCGTACGCGGCTTCGGCTACCGGTTCACCGCACCGGAGAAGGCCCGCGCCCGGTGA
- the pstB gene encoding phosphate ABC transporter ATP-binding protein — protein MTAREAPMGTPAVQADDFTFHYGERQVLHGISLAIPARAVTAIIGPSGCGKSTFLRSINRMNDLIVGARYGGAIRVGDDEVVGGNVDLVSLRRKVGMVFQRPNPFPKSIFDNVAYGPKLNALVRKAELPDLVEHCLRQAALWDEVKDRLNQPALGLSGGQQQRLCIARALGNRPDVLLMDEPCSALDPIATQRIEELLLELQQDYTIVIVTHNLQQAARVSSRTAFLEAGRVVEYDTTSHIFTAPREPRTEAYITGRFG, from the coding sequence ATGACGGCGCGGGAAGCACCGATGGGCACACCGGCGGTGCAGGCCGACGACTTCACGTTCCACTATGGTGAACGTCAGGTGCTGCACGGTATCTCGCTCGCCATTCCCGCGCGCGCGGTTACGGCCATCATCGGCCCATCGGGATGCGGCAAGTCGACTTTTCTGCGATCGATCAACCGGATGAACGATCTGATCGTGGGCGCCCGCTACGGCGGCGCCATCCGAGTTGGCGATGACGAGGTGGTCGGCGGCAATGTGGACCTGGTGTCATTGCGCCGCAAAGTCGGGATGGTCTTTCAGCGTCCCAACCCGTTTCCGAAGTCGATCTTCGACAACGTGGCATACGGCCCCAAGCTGAATGCGCTGGTGCGCAAAGCGGAGTTGCCCGACCTGGTTGAACATTGCCTGCGCCAGGCCGCCCTGTGGGATGAGGTCAAGGACCGCCTCAACCAACCGGCGCTGGGCCTGTCGGGGGGGCAGCAGCAGCGCCTCTGCATTGCGCGGGCGCTCGGCAATCGCCCGGACGTGCTATTGATGGATGAGCCCTGCTCGGCCCTCGACCCGATTGCGACGCAGCGGATCGAGGAGCTGCTGCTCGAACTCCAGCAGGATTACACTATCGTTATCGTTACCCACAACCTGCAGCAGGCCGCCCGGGTTTCCAGCCGGACCGCGTTCCTCGAGGCAGGCAGGGTGGTCGAGTATGATACCACGAGTCATATCTTTACCGCGCCACGCGAGCCGCGGACCGAGGCATACATCACGGGGAGGTTCGGATGA
- the phoU gene encoding phosphate signaling complex protein PhoU produces the protein MSPDVHRHFHDELSQVKVRLLTLSGEAEAAVQGAVEALLDRDAEKAKRVIQGDRVIDAMEMEIEELCLSLLALQQPMARDLRLLVAAIKIANDLERVGDHAVNIAQTAERLVQSRPITPEPEIIEMARLAREMLSDALDAFVRGDPAAGRAVCLRDDKVDALNRSTFRILLTHMMEDPHAIGAAMSLFLVSRNLERIADLATNIGEEVVFLVEGKSIKHHAEEFGGDS, from the coding sequence ATGAGTCCGGACGTTCATCGGCATTTCCACGACGAGTTGAGTCAGGTCAAGGTCCGACTGCTGACCCTCTCGGGTGAAGCAGAAGCAGCCGTACAGGGCGCCGTCGAAGCGTTGCTGGACCGCGACGCCGAAAAAGCCAAGCGAGTCATCCAGGGCGATCGGGTCATCGACGCCATGGAGATGGAAATCGAAGAGCTCTGCCTGAGCCTGCTCGCTCTGCAGCAGCCGATGGCGCGGGATCTTCGCCTGCTGGTCGCGGCCATCAAGATTGCCAACGATCTGGAGCGGGTCGGCGACCACGCCGTCAATATCGCGCAGACGGCGGAGCGGCTGGTCCAGAGCCGGCCGATCACGCCGGAGCCGGAGATCATCGAAATGGCCCGCCTGGCGCGTGAGATGCTCTCGGACGCGCTCGATGCCTTCGTGCGTGGCGACCCCGCAGCCGGACGAGCGGTCTGCCTGCGCGACGACAAGGTCGATGCCCTGAACCGCTCCACGTTCCGGATCCTGCTGACGCACATGATGGAAGATCCGCACGCAATCGGCGCGGCCATGAGTCTGTTCCTCGTCTCCCGCAACCTGGAACGCATTGCGGACCTGGCAACCAACATCGGTGAGGAAGTGGTCTTCCTGGTCGAAGGAAAATCGATCAAGCACCATGCGGAGGAGTTCGGCGGCGACAGCTGA
- the pstC gene encoding phosphate ABC transporter permease subunit PstC, with the protein MVYRGVLTAAAIAIPTLLAFLVYELWIGAELAISRFGFDFITGTTWDPVAEEFGAFPLIVGTLVSAALALVIAVPLSLGVAIYLTEFSPSWLRQPVSFVIELLAAIPSVVYGLWGIFVLIPFLRATVFPFLRDTLGFLPFFQGPIYGNSMLAAGIILAIMVMPYIMSVSREVLMAVPSSQREAALGLGATRWEAAWTAVVPYARSGIIGAVILGLGRALGETMAVTMLIGNRHEIVASLFAPGYTMAAVIANEFSEASTDLHFSALTYVAFTLFLVTVLVNAGARLLIWRVSRGGGGNSA; encoded by the coding sequence ATGGTCTATCGCGGCGTCCTGACGGCCGCCGCGATTGCCATCCCGACCCTGCTGGCATTTCTGGTCTATGAACTCTGGATCGGTGCCGAGCTGGCGATCAGCCGCTTCGGTTTCGACTTCATCACCGGCACGACCTGGGACCCGGTCGCCGAAGAGTTTGGGGCGTTCCCGCTCATCGTCGGCACACTGGTTTCCGCTGCGCTTGCCCTGGTCATTGCGGTTCCCTTGTCGCTGGGCGTCGCGATCTACCTGACCGAGTTCAGTCCGAGCTGGCTCCGGCAGCCGGTCTCCTTCGTGATCGAGCTCCTGGCCGCGATTCCGAGCGTGGTCTACGGCCTGTGGGGCATCTTCGTCCTGATTCCGTTTCTCCGCGCCACCGTATTTCCGTTTCTCCGCGACACCTTGGGCTTTCTGCCCTTCTTCCAGGGGCCGATCTACGGCAACTCGATGCTCGCGGCAGGAATCATCCTTGCCATCATGGTGATGCCCTACATCATGTCGGTGTCGCGGGAAGTCCTGATGGCAGTGCCGTCCAGCCAGCGCGAAGCGGCGCTCGGGCTGGGTGCCACCCGATGGGAAGCGGCCTGGACCGCCGTGGTGCCGTACGCCCGCTCGGGCATCATTGGCGCCGTGATTCTCGGTCTTGGCCGGGCGCTTGGCGAAACCATGGCGGTCACGATGCTGATCGGCAACCGGCATGAGATCGTCGCCTCGCTCTTTGCGCCGGGCTACACCATGGCGGCCGTGATTGCGAACGAGTTCAGTGAGGCTTCGACCGATCTGCACTTCTCGGCGCTGACCTATGTTGCCTTTACGCTGTTCCTGGTCACCGTTCTCGTCAATGCGGGAGCGCGGCTCTTGATCTGGCGTGTGTCCCGCGGCGGAGGCGGCAACTCCGCATGA
- a CDS encoding winged helix-turn-helix transcriptional regulator has protein sequence MTAQPSSVDLLATVAEPTRLRILNCLAAAPLFVSDLQDVLDLPQPTVSRHLTVLKRAELVQDTSVAPFVLYRLSRDTGVLGRLMRTILDTVATESDFRRERDLALERSRSRGKKLPKR, from the coding sequence ATGACCGCTCAGCCTTCTTCGGTCGATCTTCTGGCCACCGTCGCGGAACCGACTCGGCTCCGAATCCTCAACTGCCTGGCGGCGGCCCCGCTATTCGTCTCCGATCTGCAGGACGTCCTCGACCTGCCGCAACCGACGGTCTCACGCCACCTGACCGTGCTCAAGCGCGCCGAGCTGGTTCAGGATACGTCCGTCGCGCCGTTCGTCCTCTACCGTCTGAGCCGAGACACCGGTGTGCTGGGCCGCTTGATGAGAACCATTCTTGATACCGTCGCGACCGAGAGTGATTTCCGTCGCGAACGAGACCTGGCTCTGGAACGGAGCCGCAGCCGAGGAAAGAAGCTACCGAAGCGATGA
- a CDS encoding bifunctional metallophosphatase/5'-nucleotidase, whose product MLTLFLAASLLAAPVDSVVLRVLSINDFHGALGSRVLPWSNGRPIGGLAALKGMMDSLEADCGCPTLRFDAGDQLQGSLGSNLMYGRSVVEAMNLLGLDAAAIGNHELDWGADTLAARVAEARYAWLAANVFDSTTGSRPAWARPYAIIDKGPYRIGVVGYLTTATKSIVIERHVRGLEFREAPDAIADALAAVKAAQPDFTVLVAHEGAFCDSLACKGEIVSLARQYDSTAFDLIVAGHTHTLISTIQRGVPIVSARANGTAVGVVDLVQAADGGRRWTVRVETVYADAVRPDSAAGELVARYDAQTGPMARRVVANLASALTTARGVEYTLGNLIADAQREAVGADFALMNNGGIRRSLLAGPVTYSDLFELQPFGNQMLRVRVNGAVVRRMVEHALADGRPDAHLSGMRVRYDPARPQGQRVVEMRTVGGRLVRNDRTYTLAVSDFLFGGGSGYTMFAGLDYQVVDTGALEALVAWFERQPGPVRGPSDKRWILVKR is encoded by the coding sequence ATGCTGACCCTGTTTCTCGCCGCATCACTGCTGGCCGCGCCTGTCGACTCTGTGGTGCTCAGAGTCCTGTCGATCAACGACTTCCACGGTGCGCTCGGGTCTCGCGTCCTCCCCTGGTCCAACGGGCGTCCGATCGGCGGCCTCGCGGCGCTCAAGGGCATGATGGACAGCCTCGAGGCTGATTGCGGGTGCCCGACACTCCGGTTCGATGCCGGCGACCAGCTGCAGGGCAGTCTCGGCTCCAATCTGATGTATGGGCGCTCGGTGGTCGAGGCCATGAACCTGCTCGGACTCGATGCGGCGGCCATCGGCAATCATGAACTCGATTGGGGCGCCGACACCCTGGCGGCGCGGGTGGCGGAGGCCCGCTATGCCTGGCTGGCAGCCAACGTCTTCGATTCGACGACCGGCTCCCGGCCTGCCTGGGCCAGGCCGTATGCGATCATCGACAAGGGGCCCTATCGCATCGGTGTGGTCGGGTACCTGACGACCGCGACCAAGTCGATCGTGATAGAGCGGCACGTCCGTGGCTTGGAGTTCCGCGAGGCGCCGGACGCCATTGCCGATGCGCTTGCTGCCGTCAAAGCTGCGCAGCCGGACTTCACCGTTCTGGTTGCGCATGAAGGCGCGTTTTGCGATTCGCTGGCCTGCAAAGGCGAGATCGTCTCGCTTGCCAGGCAGTACGATTCGACGGCGTTCGATCTGATCGTGGCGGGCCATACCCACACGCTGATCAGCACGATCCAGCGCGGCGTCCCGATCGTCTCGGCGCGGGCCAACGGCACCGCCGTCGGCGTCGTCGATCTGGTGCAGGCGGCTGATGGCGGTCGACGCTGGACCGTCCGGGTCGAGACCGTCTACGCCGATGCGGTGCGGCCTGATTCGGCCGCGGGCGAACTGGTGGCCCGCTACGACGCCCAGACCGGCCCGATGGCTCGCCGAGTGGTGGCCAACCTGGCGTCGGCCCTCACCACGGCGCGTGGAGTCGAGTACACCCTGGGCAATCTGATCGCAGATGCGCAGCGGGAGGCGGTCGGCGCCGACTTTGCCCTGATGAACAACGGCGGGATCCGTCGCTCGCTCCTGGCCGGCCCGGTCACCTACAGCGACCTTTTCGAGCTGCAGCCGTTCGGTAACCAGATGCTGCGGGTCCGCGTGAACGGGGCGGTAGTGCGCCGGATGGTCGAGCACGCCCTGGCCGATGGCCGGCCGGATGCGCATCTCTCAGGCATGCGGGTCCGTTACGACCCTGCTCGACCGCAGGGGCAGCGGGTCGTCGAGATGCGGACGGTTGGCGGGAGGCTGGTTCGCAATGATCGAACCTACACGCTGGCTGTCTCGGATTTTCTCTTCGGGGGCGGCAGTGGCTATACCATGTTCGCGGGCCTCGATTACCAGGTGGTCGACACCGGGGCGCTCGAAGCCCTGGTCGCCTGGTTCGAGCGGCAGCCCGGTCCGGTTCGCGGCCCGAGCGACAAACGATGGATTCTGGTGAAGCGGTGA
- the pstB gene encoding phosphate ABC transporter ATP-binding protein has translation MSDSSVRLSTDSLTAFYGNFAAVRDVSLGFRANQVHALIGPSGCGKSTFLRTLNRLHEVGGGRVTGTVRLDDLDIYGGRVSLTQLRRRIGMVFQKPTPFPTMSIYENVAAGLKVGTRRSRQEKDATVERALRYAGLWDEVKDRLTASAVALSGGQQQRLCIARTVAPAPDVVLLDEPTSSLDPQGTQRIEELLFTLKEHFTIVIVTHNMQQAARVSDTTSFFYLGQLIETGPTKQIFTAPTQERTEAYITGRFG, from the coding sequence ATGTCCGATAGTTCGGTTCGTCTCTCTACCGATTCGCTGACCGCGTTCTACGGCAACTTCGCGGCGGTGCGCGATGTCAGCCTGGGCTTTCGCGCTAACCAAGTCCACGCTCTGATCGGCCCGTCCGGGTGCGGCAAGTCTACCTTCCTCCGCACCCTCAACCGGCTGCACGAAGTCGGCGGAGGTCGGGTGACCGGCACGGTTCGACTGGACGATCTCGACATCTATGGCGGGCGGGTCAGTCTGACCCAGCTTCGGCGCCGGATCGGCATGGTCTTCCAGAAGCCGACGCCGTTCCCGACCATGTCGATCTACGAGAATGTCGCGGCCGGCCTCAAGGTCGGCACCCGTCGGTCGCGTCAGGAAAAGGACGCGACTGTCGAGCGGGCCCTCCGCTATGCCGGCCTCTGGGACGAGGTCAAGGACCGGCTGACCGCGAGCGCCGTGGCGTTGTCCGGCGGGCAACAGCAGCGGCTCTGCATTGCGCGGACCGTCGCCCCGGCTCCCGACGTGGTCCTGCTCGACGAGCCAACCTCGTCGCTCGACCCGCAGGGCACTCAGCGAATCGAAGAGCTGCTCTTCACCCTGAAAGAGCACTTTACGATTGTGATTGTGACCCACAACATGCAGCAGGCTGCCCGCGTCTCGGACACCACCAGCTTTTTCTACCTGGGGCAACTGATCGAAACCGGACCGACCAAGCAGATCTTCACGGCTCCGACTCAGGAACGTACCGAAGCGTACATCACGGGACGGTTCGGATGA
- the pstA gene encoding phosphate ABC transporter permease PstA, whose protein sequence is MNRLIWRRWKSRLMVGAMMGAVVIAVTPLILILGTLFAKGASSINLAFFTSLPAPPGEAGGGVAHAIVGTLMMVATGALIGLPVGVGAGMYCAEYPRSRLATVSRFVADVMNGTPSIVVGVFIWTLIVAKQKHFSGFAGSAALAMIMIPMVMRTTEEMIKLVPHALREAALALGYPYWRTGLTVVIRTCLPGIVTGSLLAIARVAGETAPLLFTALGSQFMNTNLNEPTAALPLTVYTYATGPYEEWHRIAWATALVLILVVLVLSLLARLATRQRFDVR, encoded by the coding sequence ATGAACCGTCTGATCTGGCGCCGTTGGAAGAGCCGCCTGATGGTCGGCGCAATGATGGGCGCGGTCGTGATTGCCGTCACCCCGCTGATCCTGATCCTCGGCACCCTGTTCGCCAAGGGCGCCAGCAGCATCAACCTGGCGTTCTTCACCTCCCTGCCGGCCCCCCCAGGCGAAGCGGGCGGCGGGGTGGCGCACGCCATCGTCGGCACGCTGATGATGGTGGCCACCGGCGCGCTGATTGGTCTTCCCGTCGGGGTCGGAGCCGGGATGTACTGCGCCGAGTATCCCCGAAGCCGGTTGGCGACGGTGAGCCGCTTCGTGGCCGACGTGATGAACGGCACGCCGTCGATCGTCGTCGGCGTCTTCATCTGGACCCTGATCGTGGCCAAGCAGAAGCACTTCTCCGGTTTTGCGGGGAGCGCGGCACTCGCGATGATCATGATCCCGATGGTGATGCGCACCACGGAAGAGATGATCAAGCTGGTGCCCCACGCGCTGCGTGAAGCGGCGCTGGCGCTGGGATATCCCTACTGGCGGACCGGCTTGACCGTGGTGATTCGGACCTGCTTGCCGGGCATCGTGACGGGCAGCCTGCTCGCTATTGCCAGGGTGGCTGGGGAAACGGCGCCGCTCCTCTTCACCGCGCTGGGCAGTCAGTTCATGAACACCAACCTCAACGAGCCGACCGCCGCGCTGCCGCTGACCGTCTACACCTATGCCACCGGTCCGTACGAGGAGTGGCACCGGATTGCCTGGGCCACGGCGCTGGTGCTGATCCTCGTGGTGCTGGTCCTGAGCCTGCTCGCACGACTCGCAACCCGGCAGCGATTCGATGTCCGATAG
- a CDS encoding PAS domain-containing protein — MTYAGRVATGTFIVLVATVVGVLGAVGYSVRRDLERDTRASLERKAALVAMALPRDSLAWQRTAEAVASRTGIRITVVDGTGRVRAESEATAADLARIENHLNRPEIVAALGGQPSEDRRPSASMGVPSMYVAVPGGPGAIRVAMSLEGVDRSVRTAQRPILIAGLIALLLGLPLAYLAARRVVRPLTEIATAARRIASGESPEFPYAGIPDIDRLTADLHAMHDQLAGRFENLRRKQSETAAIVDSMVEGVLSSDAKGRIITANPAARRLLGFRDTEPMPDLPLIFRTKDARDLIDRVLEGTAIADREITWGERTYLMNARPLPTGGAVVVLHDLTHLKRLETVRRDFVANVSHELKTPLTAISGYAETLLADDTDPETARRFLDTILSNARRMQRLVDDQLDLSRIESGAWTPANEQVAIEPTAADAWAVAASASSNRPSFSVDLADDCQFVPGDPDAVRQIFRNLLENAIRYTPTGGSVTVRAARDGAGIRISVADTGSGIASDHVPRIFERFYRVDASRARAQGGTGLGLAIVKHLVENQGGRIWAESALGRGTTVHIWWPSRSPHETGAAQPHVT; from the coding sequence GTGACCTACGCCGGGCGGGTGGCGACCGGCACCTTCATCGTTCTGGTCGCCACGGTGGTCGGGGTGCTCGGGGCCGTCGGCTACTCGGTTCGACGCGACCTGGAGCGCGACACCCGCGCGAGCCTCGAGCGCAAGGCCGCGCTGGTCGCGATGGCTCTCCCGAGAGATTCGCTGGCCTGGCAACGCACCGCGGAGGCGGTCGCGAGTCGAACCGGTATTCGTATCACGGTGGTCGATGGGACCGGTCGGGTCCGGGCAGAGTCCGAGGCCACTGCGGCCGACCTCGCCAGGATCGAGAACCATCTCAACCGCCCGGAGATCGTGGCCGCCCTGGGGGGCCAGCCCAGCGAGGATCGACGGCCCAGTGCTTCGATGGGCGTGCCGTCCATGTATGTCGCCGTTCCCGGCGGTCCGGGCGCGATCCGAGTCGCGATGAGCCTGGAGGGGGTCGACCGGTCGGTTCGCACGGCGCAGCGCCCGATCCTGATTGCCGGCCTGATCGCGCTGCTGCTGGGTCTTCCCCTGGCCTACCTGGCGGCCCGGCGCGTCGTGCGCCCTTTGACCGAAATCGCAACAGCTGCGCGCAGGATCGCATCGGGCGAGTCCCCGGAGTTCCCCTATGCGGGCATCCCCGACATCGACCGTCTCACGGCTGATCTGCACGCCATGCACGATCAGCTGGCAGGGCGCTTCGAGAACCTCCGCCGCAAGCAATCCGAAACAGCCGCCATCGTCGACTCGATGGTCGAGGGGGTGCTCTCGTCGGACGCCAAGGGCCGAATCATCACGGCCAACCCTGCGGCTCGGCGCCTGCTTGGGTTTCGCGACACCGAGCCGATGCCCGACCTGCCCCTCATCTTCCGAACCAAGGATGCGCGCGACCTGATCGACCGGGTTCTCGAAGGCACCGCCATCGCCGATCGCGAAATCACCTGGGGAGAGCGCACCTATCTCATGAACGCCCGGCCGCTCCCCACCGGGGGTGCGGTGGTGGTGCTGCACGATCTGACGCACCTCAAGCGCCTGGAAACGGTTCGCCGGGATTTCGTCGCCAACGTTTCCCACGAACTCAAGACGCCGCTGACGGCGATTTCCGGCTACGCGGAAACCTTGCTGGCCGACGATACGGATCCGGAAACCGCCCGGCGGTTCCTCGACACCATTCTCTCCAATGCCCGTCGGATGCAGCGACTGGTCGACGACCAGCTCGATCTGTCCCGGATCGAGTCCGGGGCCTGGACCCCGGCCAACGAGCAGGTCGCGATCGAGCCGACCGCCGCCGACGCCTGGGCCGTGGCCGCCTCGGCATCGAGCAACCGGCCGTCGTTCTCGGTCGACCTCGCGGACGACTGTCAGTTCGTCCCCGGCGACCCCGACGCGGTCCGGCAGATCTTCCGAAACCTGCTCGAAAACGCCATCCGCTACACGCCGACAGGCGGCTCGGTCACCGTCCGAGCCGCGCGCGACGGTGCCGGCATCCGGATCTCCGTCGCAGATACAGGAAGCGGTATCGCATCAGACCATGTGCCGCGCATCTTCGAACGCTTCTATCGGGTCGACGCGAGCCGGGCCCGAGCTCAGGGCGGCACGGGTCTCGGACTTGCCATCGTCAAACACCTGGTCGAGAACCAGGGCGGCCGGATCTGGGCCGAAAGCGCGCTGGGACGCGGTACAACGGTTCATATCTGGTGGCCCTCCCGATCTCCTCACGAAACTGGGGCCGCCCAGCCCCACGTTACCTGA
- the pstS gene encoding phosphate ABC transporter substrate-binding protein PstS: MRIDRTAALIGFVTFGSVGAAQCQANLNGAGATFPNPVYTRWFQAYAQKTGVKINYQSIGSGGGVRQFTQGTIDFGATDGPMTDEQIAAAKGNVAHLPTVLGAVVLTYNVPGLGTTPLKLDAATIADIFLGKITKWNDARLVALNPGIKLPNQDLIVVHRSDGSGTTYVFTDYLAKVSPDWRSRVGTSTAVNWPKGLGGRGNEGVTQQVKQLPGAIGYVELVYAIANKLPHAIVKNSAGEFVDATLESVTAAAAGASLAKNTDFRVSITDAKGANAYPIASFTWLLVYVDNANPAKAKLIRDFAVWMLTPEAQGMAKALGYAPLPAEVAGLVRERLKTLKAGGKAIA, encoded by the coding sequence GTGAGGATCGATCGCACGGCGGCACTGATCGGCTTTGTCACATTCGGCTCAGTGGGTGCAGCCCAGTGTCAAGCCAACTTGAACGGGGCAGGTGCCACCTTTCCCAATCCCGTCTATACCCGCTGGTTTCAAGCCTACGCTCAGAAGACCGGTGTCAAGATCAACTATCAGTCGATTGGCTCGGGCGGCGGCGTACGCCAGTTCACTCAAGGAACCATCGATTTCGGGGCGACCGACGGCCCCATGACCGACGAGCAGATCGCTGCGGCCAAGGGCAACGTCGCGCACCTGCCGACCGTACTCGGCGCGGTCGTACTCACCTACAACGTGCCGGGTCTTGGTACGACGCCTCTCAAGCTCGACGCCGCGACGATCGCCGACATCTTTCTCGGCAAGATTACCAAATGGAACGATGCCCGGCTCGTGGCGCTCAACCCGGGAATCAAGCTGCCCAATCAGGACCTGATCGTGGTGCACCGGTCTGATGGCTCGGGCACTACCTACGTATTTACGGACTATCTGGCCAAGGTGTCGCCGGACTGGCGCTCTCGGGTCGGAACCTCGACGGCGGTCAACTGGCCCAAGGGCCTGGGCGGGCGTGGCAACGAAGGCGTGACGCAGCAGGTCAAGCAGTTGCCTGGTGCGATCGGCTACGTCGAGCTCGTCTATGCCATTGCCAACAAGCTGCCCCACGCCATCGTCAAGAACAGCGCCGGGGAGTTCGTCGACGCCACGCTGGAGTCGGTCACGGCCGCTGCCGCCGGCGCCTCGCTGGCCAAGAACACCGATTTCCGGGTCTCGATTACCGATGCGAAGGGGGCAAACGCCTATCCGATCGCCTCGTTTACCTGGCTCCTGGTGTATGTCGACAACGCCAATCCGGCCAAGGCCAAGCTGATTCGCGACTTCGCGGTCTGGATGCTGACGCCTGAGGCCCAGGGTATGGCCAAGGCCCTCGGCTACGCACCGCTGCCGGCCGAGGTCGCCGGCCTGGTTCGGGAGCGGCTCAAGACGCTCAAGGCCGGCGGCAAGGCCATCGCGTGA